The proteins below come from a single Syntrophorhabdus sp. genomic window:
- the rpoD gene encoding RNA polymerase sigma factor RpoD: protein NSEEEYMIAKKIEDGERMIRNLLFDLPHAIQELMEIASLLKKEAINIVDVVKNIDELNYSKKDEDKYRKKTVSLINSIRNQHEKKEEIRRSSVKVNEATKKLNEKKLKALEKKVEENLINLNLNKKVLEEIIRKVQRQLKFMDEKEARKVKKRLLEIGEIENGLKTVKNRLIQANLRLVINIAKKYLNRGLSFLDLIQEGNMGLMKAAEKYDYQKGYKFSTYSTWWIRQAITRAIADYARTIRVPVHVLETMNKITKVTISLFQELGREPNLDEISLKAGLPLEKVRKIMKVSNEPISIETPIGDDESKLGDFIADPKSPSPFNELVSISLKEEIDKVLSTLTPREEKVIRMRLGIGEKTDYTLEEVGEVFGLTRERIRQIEAKALRKLKHPSRRKRLESFLE, encoded by the coding sequence TCAATTCCGAAGAAGAGTACATGATCGCGAAGAAGATCGAGGACGGGGAGCGCATGATACGGAACCTGCTCTTCGACCTGCCCCACGCCATCCAGGAACTCATGGAGATCGCCTCACTTCTCAAGAAGGAGGCCATCAACATAGTCGATGTCGTCAAGAATATCGATGAGTTGAACTACTCCAAGAAGGACGAGGACAAGTACAGAAAGAAGACGGTCTCCCTTATCAACAGTATCAGGAACCAGCACGAGAAGAAGGAAGAGATCAGAAGAAGTTCCGTCAAGGTCAACGAGGCCACGAAAAAGCTCAACGAAAAGAAGCTCAAGGCCCTGGAGAAGAAGGTCGAGGAAAACCTCATAAACCTCAACCTCAACAAGAAGGTCCTCGAAGAGATCATCCGCAAGGTCCAGAGACAGCTCAAGTTCATGGATGAAAAGGAAGCGCGGAAGGTAAAGAAGAGGCTCCTCGAGATCGGCGAGATCGAAAACGGCCTCAAGACGGTCAAGAACCGCCTGATACAGGCAAACCTGAGGCTCGTCATCAATATTGCGAAGAAATACCTCAACAGGGGTCTTTCATTCCTGGACCTCATTCAGGAAGGGAACATGGGCCTCATGAAGGCGGCCGAGAAGTACGACTATCAGAAGGGATACAAGTTCTCCACCTACTCGACGTGGTGGATCCGGCAGGCCATCACCCGCGCCATAGCCGATTATGCCCGCACCATCAGGGTCCCCGTTCATGTCCTCGAAACCATGAACAAGATAACGAAGGTCACCATCTCCCTCTTCCAGGAACTCGGCCGGGAACCGAATCTCGACGAGATCTCCCTGAAGGCGGGCCTTCCCCTGGAAAAGGTGCGGAAGATCATGAAGGTCTCCAATGAGCCCATCTCTATAGAGACCCCCATCGGCGACGACGAATCGAAGCTCGGCGACTTCATTGCAGACCCGAAATCACCGTCGCCCTTCAACGAGCTCGTCAGCATCTCCCTCAAGGAGGAGATCGACAAGGTCCTTTCCACGCTGACCCCTCGGGAGGAAAAGGTCATCCGGATGAGGCTCGGCATCGGCGAAAAAACGGATTATACTCTCGAAGAGGTCGGAGAGGTCTTCGGGCTGACCCGCGAGCGTATCCGCCAGATAGAGGCAAAGGCCCTGCGCAAGCTGAAACACCCCTCGCGGCGGAAGAGGCTGGAGAGTTTCCTGGAATAA
- a CDS encoding anaerobic ribonucleoside-triphosphate reductase activating protein has translation MQSKAPDCPAVKGFIETSFVDWKGCLSSVVFLGGCNFRCPFCHNRDLVLNPGGLEDVPIEYVVATIRKYRTQWVDRIVVTGGEPTIHKNLYRLMGLLKSEGMKVKLDTNGSNPSVMKGLVGDGLVDSIAMDVKGPLDRYSRWCGINVDDRKVEESIEFILSSGIDHYFRMTVVPFLHREEDVYTVARYLRGAKDFIVQTFRPDVTLNTAFSRIRPFSPDRMDRIKANVTNIMSGVSIREEERGPELSIAGRTDQDNLYS, from the coding sequence GTGCAGTCCAAAGCGCCTGATTGCCCGGCTGTAAAGGGCTTCATTGAAACCAGCTTTGTGGATTGGAAGGGGTGCCTGTCATCCGTTGTGTTTCTCGGCGGCTGCAACTTCAGGTGTCCCTTTTGCCACAATCGCGACCTTGTCCTCAACCCGGGAGGGCTCGAGGACGTCCCCATCGAGTACGTCGTGGCGACCATCAGGAAATACAGGACTCAGTGGGTCGACAGGATCGTGGTGACCGGGGGTGAGCCGACGATACATAAGAACCTGTACCGGCTGATGGGTCTCTTGAAAAGCGAAGGGATGAAGGTCAAGCTCGACACGAACGGGTCGAACCCTTCCGTCATGAAGGGCCTCGTCGGCGATGGTCTGGTGGACTCGATCGCCATGGATGTCAAAGGTCCCCTGGACCGGTATTCCCGGTGGTGCGGCATCAACGTGGATGACCGCAAAGTGGAAGAAAGTATTGAATTTATTCTAAGTTCCGGAATCGACCATTATTTCCGGATGACCGTTGTCCCTTTTCTTCACAGAGAAGAGGACGTTTACACGGTGGCCAGATATCTTCGAGGGGCGAAGGATTTCATCGTCCAGACATTCAGACCCGATGTTACCCTGAACACCGCCTTCTCCCGGATAAGGCCTTTCAGTCCCGACAGAATGGACCGGATCAAGGCCAACGTTACCAACATCATGTCGGGAGTGAGTATCAGGGAAGAGGAACGCGGGCCGGAACTGAGCATTGCCGGCAGAACGGACCAGGACAACCTGTATAGTTGA